In Equus caballus isolate H_3958 breed thoroughbred chromosome 22, TB-T2T, whole genome shotgun sequence, the sequence CGCTCCATAGAGACATAATTTGCAGAAAATCAGTAACCGTGGAGCACAGAGCACAGGAAACCAGTCCCTTGACCCCTCCAGTATAAAGAAGAGGGAGGCTGGAGTGGAAAGACAAAAGCTCCAGTTCCTCAACTTTGAGCATTGCAGCTGACCAGACCAACCATACCCCAGCTGTGTACTGAGTGCGTCacttccttctctgagcctcagtttcctgatctgtaaaatggggaaaatgtaTATCCCTACCTCCCCAGGGCTATTAGGATGGTAAGATCATGTACGTGAAAGCTCTATGTAAACTGTAATGTCCGGTGCACTTTCTGTTGTGCTTTGGGAAGAGGTAGTGTGTGGAGTCACACTGACCTGAGTTGGAGGTCCAGCTCTACCACTCATTGGCAGAGTGGTCTTGGGTAAATGGTgtcctttctctgagcctcacgtTCCTTATCTGTTAAGTGGGAATATTAACGGTATGTGCAATTCACAGActtgttttagaaattaaatagggattaagtgagataatataagtgactggcacatagcaggtgctcagcaaatgttcctccccaaacacagacacacacacagcccttaAAACAGTCTGGGTAACAAAGGGTTCTCAGTTTGGAGGAGAGAACAGGCAGGCGATGAGCTCTCTCTCTCCGATTTCTCTTCTAAGAGAGGAGCTCGCTGGCCAGAGCACAGGTTGATCACCAACGCAGAGGACAGGCAGTCAAAAGCTAGCTTCCCACATGGAGTTTCCAATAAGTGTGAGCGCAAGATTGCATAACCTGTCCCTGAGACACGCGTCTCCCCTGAAGTGTTTCCATCAAACGTTCCCTGAAAGGGATCATGTGAGAGGCTGGAGGGCAGcctagggaaggaagaagggagaaagggagggagttGGAGAAcctgaggggtggggtgggatcaGGAAGAGAAGGTACCACATTTACTGAGttcctactatatgccaggcacccGGCTTACTGTCTGTCTACTTAGATCTTTGCCATATATCTGAGAGATCAGGAGTCACGACTCCCACATTCCAagggaagaaataataagaataattaatATTGCTAACGTTTACATAACGCTGACTGTATATCAGGCAGTGGGGTAAGCACACATTTGATCCTCAAGACAGCCCACAACATGGGTACTATTctgattcccattttatagaggaggaaactgagactccaaGAGATGAAGttaacttccccaaggtcacccagAAAGACagtagtggagccaggattccaaTACAAGCAGGGTTCCAAAACCCATAGACCTATATGAGGACACTTCCCAAGGGCTTTATGGGGGTGGATCTGGAAAGTGACCCCAGCAGAAGCTGTTCTCACATGCCCACAGTGGGGGCCCAGTGTGGGAGTGACGTAGTGACCAAGTAGCCGGAGTCATTTCCCTCCACTGCACCAAGAGGACAGTTTGtcccagtttgtggctttttGTCATTCTGCCTCTGACCTAAAGTTTAAAATGTCATTCATAAGTTTGAAACCACAAACTTGGCAGCGTGGGAAAGGCCCTTGGAGATCAGCTATTCTAGTCCAACCCCCTCAtattacagatggaaaaaaaacCCGGAGGCCCGAACAGAGCCATGGACATGGCAAGGTCACAGAATGATTTGCCGCTAGAAGGAAGGGTTGCTCTGAGGTCAGTTACAGATCATCTTGCTTCGTGATGACCAAATGTAGCTGTACCTCTGAATCACTTCGGGAGCTCTTTAAATACACAGATTTCTGGACTCTGCTTCTAGAGATTCAGACTTTGGTTTGCAACAAGGCCTGGGAATCTGACTCCACAGTGTGTTCCTCGGGTGATTCAGATGGCACAGGGCCAGGGACTGCATCTGGAAGTTGAAGTCCAATGCCTgtcttttattttacagtttggGATACTAAGACCCAGCatgggacttgcccaaggttacatggCCAGTCAGTGGTGCCCTAGCccaggctttgttctttttcaggctGTCTGTAGTTAAATTCTGAAAACGGGCCAAGGAAGGGCTGGCCAAGGGAGTTAGTGTGGTTTCCCCCAGCTCTTGGTTTCCTTGGTGTACCCAAATTAAGACACATTTCCGGAGCTTGAAAAGGTGAGAATTCAAGAGCTGAAATCCTACAGGGAAAAGGAAACTGCCATGGGCTCTCCTGCAGGTGGGTGGGGATTTCCCAGAGGTGAGCTCTAGGCCCCAGGGATGACGTCAGACACCAGCTATCCAGCTGGGCCCCAACGCCTCAGGCCCCAGACTACCTGCATTTTCCATTTCAGGAGAATGGGTAGGGAGGGCCTTCCCTCTGAGGGAGGAGATGGAGTGGAGAGTGTCCAGCTGTGACTtcgaggggcggggtggggggggtggtgagGGGGGCCATGCCTGACTCCTGAAGAGCCACACATTCCAGCACACGCAATGAAGAGGAAGCTGCCTTCGGGAACTAACTCAAACCACTCAAGGACTTCCCCtcaccctctcctcccacctctccttaATCCCTCACCCCGGGGCTATGTGAGCGGGACTCACTGCTCCTTTTCCACTTCCCACTACTCCACCGCTTATTTCactgtctcctttctttctttttttcctgtaatgGTATCTCGGTGTGTGGAGTCAGATgtcttgggtttgaatcccagctcagcTTCCTATGAGCCCTCTGATCTAGGGATGGTCatgcttctctctgagcctcagtttcttcactttcaaaaatggggataatatctaCCTTTTGCATAGTGAGGATGAAACAAGGTATTTAACAAACAGAGGATGTTTTCTCAGAAACACTAGATCATGTGAGTAATCAGTGGATGAGGGTGATTTGAATACATAGTTGTTGAACTGAATTGAGGCGCCTAAAAGAACGATTGAGCTAGAAGCCCCTCACAAATCTTTGGGCCTTAATGACTTGCAAACTGGAGTCCAAGTGACCAGCATTTCCAGATGATACGGAAAATCACCTACTTACTCTTGATAAAGTCTCAAGTTTCTTTACTTTTGTCTGGAATTGTATCAACTCAAGGTGATTATATGGTTACCACAAGCTGTTCAGAAGTTCTGATTGGCAGTTACATGGGTCTTTGACAagtttttttaatgggaaaataattAGTGGAGGATAGATTAAATGTTGGAAAACGTTAATCTTGTCTAACTCCTCATTTCCTAAACAGGGAAGCTGAGGTTTAAGGAAGGAAGTGGCTTGctagtcacacagctagtagagCTAAAACCCATGTTCTTTTCGTGGAACCAGttacttcctttctttccacTCTGGAGAGGGGGAACGTAGGATCAATGAAGTTGAGGAGTTTTGGTCTGCTGGTGCTGGAATGAAGTGACTCATCACTTTGCTGTTGCCCTTTCTCTGTTCTtgactcattcagcaaatatttactgactgtcCACACTATTTGGATTCAGAGAAGGCTGAGAGAACACAGTCAACGCAGCAGGCAAGAATCTGGATCTGCTCCCAGGGACGACTTCAGAAcctgttttctttccattataaatatatagagatatGTAAATGTAAATAGATACTCACATTATAAAACATCACTACTGTGCCTTCTAATATAGTTAGATTGtgtctgagggcagggactgtctcATTCCTACACGTCCAAAGCTTCCTAGCACCGAGTAGGCACGAAATCGATGCTGTGGTGTTGGCAACACCTGAATTCGAATCCTGACTCCACTATCTCTAGGTCTTTGAGACACAGAGGTTGCTTTCCTCCTCTGGCCCTTAGTTTAATCATCGGTAAAATGGGAACAGTGGCAAAATCATGTGTGGAAGAGCTGGCAGGTTCATTTCGAGTTACCCCAGACTTTaactaagagaaagaaaacattgggAACCTAAGCTGAAAATAAAGTCAACGTTTATCACCTCCTTAATTCCCAAGCATTTTTCCTCGCCCTTGGtcacccctcttccacctcccccaGCCGCCCTCCGTTTCTTCAAGATTCCCCTCTAGAGGGCACGCAAGCTCTACCTCTCTCGCGTCTCACTTCCGTTCgccttcatttttcattttgcgCATGTGCACACTTCGCTTCCCGGCGGCCGGTACCCTCGCTCAGGTGGCTGAGCCGAAGATTGCACCCACTACGCCTGCGCAGTCTCAGCCCCGCCCCTCCACCGCCGTCCCCGGAAACGCTTCCCTCCTACGCTGCAGCTGCCGTCGCTGGCGCTTTGCCTCTCTAGGCCGGCAGGGCTTCTCCTCCATGGTCGTGTCTGTCAGCCGTGTTTCGGAGGCCAGCAGGTGAGGGTGGGCCGCCCTCGGACGCTTCGATCCTCGAGTCCGTCACCAGTGAGTGAACCCCAAAGGAGCTTGAGTACGGGCGGGGACCGAGCAGCCGGAATGAGCAGGATTTCCCCTGACTTTGGGAATGGGTCTGTCCACCCGGCCCCCCCCCCTTCCTGGAATGGGCTCGCCCCCTCCATCCCAGTCCCTCCTcccgggcgggggggggggcgttgCCATGGTGACGGCCCGCTGGCTGAAGGCAGACGTGTGTCTTGCAGGGACCGGGGCGGCCTGGGGCCCATGGCGCGGCGGCGCTGATCCAGGCCCTGGCCGCGGCCGGGCCCCGCAGGCCGGCATGGCGGGCCAGTTCCGCAGCTACGTGTGGGACCCGTTGCTGATCGTGTCGCAGATCGTCCTCATGCAGATGGTCTATTACGGCTCGCTGGGCCTGTGGCTGGCGCTGGTGGACGGGCTGGTGCGCAGCAGCCCCTCGCTGGACCAGATGTTCGACGCCGAGGTAAGATCCCCGGGCCGGAGCGGGCGGGGTCTCGGCCTCACCGGGTGGGATTTGTGGTCCGACACTACTGGGCTCTAGACCTGGCTGGGCCACCTTCTCGGTTTGTGGCCCCCAGAAAGCGATGtcaccttcctgagcctcaggtGGACCCTCCATAAAATGGAATGACTGATAACAGAGAGGCAGGTTAGTACAAAGGAAAGGGCCTGGATGTTCTAACAGATAGGCCTGCGTTCCAGGCAACCTAATACAGCTCTCTTCTGACACGCTGAGAAagtgacttcacttctctgagccctggATTCTCAGATGCCATATTGGGGAGGGGGATGGATAAAAGAACGTTCACAGAGGTATAATGGAAACTGCccggactctggagtcagacaggcctCCGTTTAAGttccactgaccagctgtgtgacctggggcaagtgttgctacctctctgaacctcagttttcctgtctgcAAAATCATGAGAGCAGTGGCAGAGAGGTCATGGACTGCAGCGCAAAGAACTGGTACTTGGGATTCAGAAAGGCTTAGTGTCCAGTCTAGCCCCAAACATACTGTGGGACTTTGGATGAGTTtcttcacctttctgagcctgtttcctcctctggaaactGGGCAGAAAAATCCTCAGCCAAATGGGAAGAGACCCAGAGGGGCCTCTGAATGTGAACATGCTTCATAAAGTGTAATGGAGGCCCAAAAGGTGTTTGCGTGTGAGAGGCACCTGTGGTGTATGGTCATCAGCACAGTTCTTGGAGCCAGGAGATGTGGGATGGAATCCTTGCTCCTGCTGCTTATTCTCTGTGTAGCCCTTGGGCGAGTTATTATCCCAAAAGAGGTAAGAATAACAACAATCATAGCTttacaaggttgttgtgaggatgataTGAGACTATGGATGTCAGAGGCTTTTGTGAACTGAAAGTTGTGCAGGTGTTTGGTATACAGTAGTGTATCAAGAGTATTGGAGGTTGCACACCCACCAGGTGCCTAGTGGTAGCCTCTTAGGAGCCTCCGTCCTCTTGGGAAGGGCGTGGAGGAATCCTGGGCTTTGTTGAAGAGCGACCTCATGCACACAACGTGAATTCTAGACCAGGGGCTGgcaatcttttctttcttgttttttttttaagaatgggcctgagctaacatctgttgtcagttgccaatctttttttttcttcttcttctccccaattcccccagtacctagttgtatattctagtcgtaggtcctttcAGTTCtggtatatgggacaccacctcagcatggcttgacaagcaatgctaggtccgtgcccaggatccaaatgggtgaaaccctgggccaccgaagcggaacttgtgaacttaaccacttggccatggggccggccccctggcaaACGTCTCTTAAAAGATGAGATAGTAAAGATTTTaggtcacaactactcaactttgccaCTGTACTAGCCGTAGACAATACTAGCAAATAGGTGTGgctgtatttcaataaaacttttttttacaaaaataggtgcCTGGCCCCTGGGGCCATAATTTGCTGAACTCTGTTCTGGACCTTACTCTTGCTCTTTACTTACTGTAtcactttgggcaagttacttaacttctctgagttttcattcctcctttgtaaaatgaggataataatccCTTCCTAGCTGCTGCAGTGGGTCCGATGAGATACCGTAATGGATGTCTGTGAAAGCACCTTGCTGGAAATGGGCTGCCATACAGATGAAGGGGGCTATTGTCTTCTGTGCTCTGGGAAGAATGCTTGTTCCTTAGGAGGCTCTGCCAAGTCACCTCTCCAGCTTATTTCTATTTGTGATTCCTCCTCAGATCCTGGGCTTCTCCACCCCTCCAGGCCGGCTCTCCATGATGTCCTTCATCCTCAACGCCCTCACCTGGTGAGTATCACCAGTTTTGCCATCCAGCTTTTGGGGTCTTAGCACTGACACTAACTTCCTACATTTGGACATGAGACAGGGTGGCACTTGTTCCTGGGGAGTGGTGGACTAAAGTGGGCGGCAGAGGCCAGTTCTGGGACTGGCTCCATCATAGAGCTCcttccattgtggttttgacttagCTGGAAAGCTCTGATGTCACTCTGTGCATGCTGCGTGTGGGACAGCTTCCATCTCAGATCACCTCCTTGATGTGGGACGAGGTGAGGAAACGGTTGGACTGAAAGTCAGGAGAACTGGGTTCTATTCTTGGTCCCTGTGCCATTGGCCAGGTTACTttccccctctctgggcctcaggctcctcatctgtACACAGGGTTTCACTCGGTACCCTCTAAGATCTCATGACCGTTGCCTGTCTCTTAAGAGGCAGTGTAGCATAGTGAGTAAGAGCTCAGGCTCCGGAGGCAGACTCACTTGGCTTTGAATCTCAGCTTTACCACTAGTCGTGACCGTGGACAAGTTAATCTGTCTAAGCCCCAGTTTCCTCGTGAGTAAAGTGAGATGATAATATTATCCATTTCatggttgtaaggattaaatgagctaattcaCAGGAAGTCCTTAGAGCAGTGCCTTGCATGTTACTGTTCTTGACCTTACACTGGAGGCTGAAAACTGGTGGACTGACTTTGACCTAAATTTGTGTCCCAGATACATTCTCTTTGGCTTACATAGTGGTCAGCCCATGCATGGTGTTCAAAAAATTTTCTCACTTAGTTGAAAATCAgggtattttatataaaaaatccagatttctggttTCTCGTGAAAAATGGGAAGATGATTGATTCCAGGCCAACCTTCTAGCCTGATGATTTGCCCAGCTGCAAGTAACTGTTGTCCCCTCTGTAGATGGAACATGTGTGCTTCAGGGCGCCACAATCCCCCCTGATCCCTAGGGTCCCCCTGAGTGACGGTTGCCATTTATCAAGCTCATagtctgtttttcttctccccaggcTGATTCACTCTCAACATTACCTGTCAGGTTCTTCTAGGCATCTAATAATGGAATTCTTGCTTCACACTTATCTCGCTTGCTTCTGACCACTATGCTGTCATCCTGCTTGTCCCCATTCCCCGAAATAACCTAAGGCCAGGACAACCCAGTGACAACTCACTGCTGTCCTCTCCCCACAGTGCCCTGGGCTTGCTGTACTTCATCCGACGAGGGAAGCAGTGTCTGGATTTCACTGTCACTGTCCATTTCTTTCACCTCCTGGGCTGCTGGTTCTACAGCTCCCGTTTCCCCTCGGCGCTGACCTGGTGGCTGGTCCAAATCGTGTGCATTGCACTCATGGCTGTCATCGGGGAGTACCTGTGCATGCGGACGGAGCT encodes:
- the SYS1 gene encoding protein SYS1 homolog isoform X3, whose product is MAGQFRSYVWDPLLIVSQIVLMQMVYYGSLGLWLALVDGLVRSSPSLDQMFDAEILGFSTPPGRLSMMSFILNALTWS
- the SYS1 gene encoding protein SYS1 homolog isoform X1, whose product is MAGQFRSYVWDPLLIVSQIVLMQMVYYGSLGLWLALVDGLVRSSPSLDQMFDAEILGFSTPPGRLSMMSFILNALTCALGLLYFIRRGKQCLDFTVTVHFFHLLGCWFYSSRFPSALTWWLVQIVCIALMAVIGEYLCMRTELKEIPLNSAPKSNV
- the SYS1 gene encoding protein SYS1 homolog isoform X2, whose protein sequence is MAGQFRSYVWDPLLIVSQIVLMQMVYYGSLGLWLALVDGLVRSSPSLDQMFDAEILGFSTPPGRLSMMSFILNALTWLIHSQHYLSGSSRHLIMEFLLHTYLACF